The Sphingomonas sanxanigenens DSM 19645 = NX02 genome includes a region encoding these proteins:
- a CDS encoding phosphotransferase family protein — MTMGGQDGGGARVPAADFDATALGAWLSAHVGGFGAVTRIAKFPGGQSNPTYRVEDGARAYVVRRKPLGAILPSAHAVEREYRLIAALHPTGFPVARPHALCEDPAVIGAPFYVMELVEGRTFWDGALPESAPAERRAIYEQMVDVLAGLHMIDPEAVGLADYGAPGNYFDRQVRRWTKQYRASQTDEIEAVERLIAWLPATLPTQARTSIIHGDYRIDNMIFDAAAPRVLAVLDWELSTLGDPFADFAYFAMNWALPSGERRSHLGGLDLAGLGIPDLDAISERYCARTGLSGVGQLDWYFAYNLFRLAGIVQGIRKRFLDGNASSAEAEEASKRVRPLAEQAWAFAVRAGA, encoded by the coding sequence ATGACGATGGGAGGCCAGGACGGCGGTGGCGCGCGCGTGCCCGCGGCGGACTTCGACGCGACGGCGCTGGGCGCATGGTTGTCGGCGCATGTCGGCGGATTCGGCGCCGTCACCCGCATCGCCAAATTTCCGGGCGGCCAGTCCAATCCGACCTATCGGGTTGAGGATGGCGCGCGCGCCTATGTCGTTCGCCGCAAGCCGTTGGGCGCCATCCTGCCCTCCGCCCATGCGGTGGAGCGCGAATATCGGCTGATCGCGGCCCTCCATCCCACCGGTTTCCCGGTCGCCCGCCCCCATGCGCTGTGCGAGGATCCGGCGGTGATCGGCGCCCCCTTCTATGTGATGGAGCTGGTCGAGGGCCGCACCTTCTGGGACGGGGCGCTGCCCGAATCGGCTCCCGCCGAGCGCCGCGCGATCTACGAACAGATGGTCGACGTGCTCGCCGGTCTCCACATGATCGATCCGGAAGCGGTCGGCCTCGCCGACTATGGCGCGCCGGGCAATTATTTCGACCGGCAGGTCCGTCGCTGGACCAAGCAGTATCGCGCCTCGCAGACCGACGAGATCGAGGCGGTCGAGCGGCTGATCGCCTGGCTGCCAGCGACGCTGCCGACGCAGGCGCGCACCTCGATCATCCATGGTGATTACCGCATCGACAACATGATCTTCGATGCCGCCGCCCCGCGCGTGCTGGCGGTGCTCGACTGGGAACTGTCGACCCTGGGCGATCCGTTCGCCGACTTCGCCTATTTCGCGATGAACTGGGCCTTGCCCAGCGGCGAGCGGCGCTCGCATCTCGGCGGGCTCGATCTCGCGGGGCTGGGCATTCCCGATCTCGACGCGATCAGCGAACGCTATTGCGCGCGCACCGGCCTCTCCGGGGTCGGCCAGCTCGACTGGTATTTCGCCTACAACCTGTTCCGCCTCGCCGGCATCGTCCAGGGCATCCGCAAGCGCTTTCTCGACGGCAACGCCTCGAGCGCGGAGGCCGAGGAGGCCTCGAAACGCGTCCGGCCGCTCGCCGAACAGGCGTGGGCGTTCGCGGTTCGCGCCGGCGCCTGA
- a CDS encoding SDR family NAD(P)-dependent oxidoreductase has translation MELFDLKGKVAVVTGSSRGIGRAIAEELAAHGAKVVISSRKQDACEAVAAEINAKHGPGAATAIAASISSKEALQEMVASTQRTLGPIDVLICNAASNPYYGSMDGISDEQFRKILDNNILSNHWLIQLALPDMRAKRDGAIVVISSIGGLRGSDTIGGYNVSKAADFQLVRNYAVENGRHNIRINAIAPGVVKTDFARALWEDPATHDATASRTPMRRLGDPRDIAGAAVFLSSQAAAWMTGQAIVVDGGVTI, from the coding sequence ATGGAATTGTTCGACCTGAAGGGCAAGGTCGCGGTCGTGACCGGATCGTCGCGCGGCATCGGCCGCGCGATCGCCGAGGAACTGGCGGCGCATGGCGCGAAGGTGGTGATTTCCAGCCGCAAGCAGGATGCGTGCGAGGCGGTGGCGGCGGAGATCAACGCGAAGCACGGGCCGGGCGCGGCGACGGCGATCGCCGCCAGCATCTCCTCCAAGGAGGCGCTGCAGGAGATGGTGGCGAGCACGCAGCGCACGCTCGGCCCCATCGACGTGCTCATCTGCAACGCGGCGAGCAATCCCTATTACGGGTCGATGGACGGCATCTCGGACGAGCAGTTCCGCAAGATCCTCGACAACAACATCCTCTCCAACCACTGGCTGATCCAGCTCGCGCTGCCCGACATGCGCGCGAAGCGCGACGGCGCGATCGTGGTGATCTCGTCGATCGGCGGGCTCAGGGGTTCGGACACGATCGGCGGCTACAACGTTTCCAAGGCGGCCGATTTCCAGCTCGTGCGCAACTATGCGGTCGAGAACGGCCGGCACAATATCCGCATCAACGCGATCGCGCCCGGCGTGGTGAAGACCGATTTCGCGCGCGCGCTGTGGGAGGATCCCGCCACGCACGACGCCACCGCCAGCCGCACGCCGATGCGCCGGCTGGGCGACCCGCGCGACATCGCCGGCGCCGCGGTGTTCCTCTCCTCGCAGGCGGCGGCGTGGATGACCGGCCAGGCGATCGTGGTCGACGGCGGCGTGACGATATGA
- a CDS encoding SDR family NAD(P)-dependent oxidoreductase yields the protein MSGVLSGKVAVVTGAASGIGRASARRFAAAGARVLAFDRAAAVDEVAAGIGDGAIAMEGDAGAEADVAAAIERAVDAFGRIDIFYANAGIVGQASGGIFDTTPEVWAETLRVNLIGPFLTVKHAAPRIAGFGGGAILCTASVAGLRSGAGPAHYSASKAGVINLVQTAAQQLAGTGVRINAICPGLIETGMTRAAYDHARAAGKLDRIGQLNPLLRGGEPEEIAEVALFLVSDAASYVHGQAIAVDGGLSTSHPTVKRPGDQRGAAW from the coding sequence ATGAGCGGCGTGCTTTCGGGCAAGGTCGCGGTGGTCACCGGCGCCGCGTCCGGCATCGGCCGCGCAAGCGCGCGCCGCTTCGCCGCGGCGGGGGCGCGGGTGCTCGCCTTCGATCGGGCGGCGGCGGTGGATGAGGTTGCCGCCGGGATCGGCGATGGCGCGATCGCGATGGAGGGCGATGCCGGTGCCGAGGCGGATGTGGCGGCCGCGATCGAGCGCGCGGTCGACGCCTTCGGGCGGATCGACATCTTCTATGCCAATGCCGGCATCGTCGGCCAGGCGTCCGGCGGCATCTTCGACACGACGCCGGAGGTGTGGGCGGAAACCTTGCGGGTCAACCTGATCGGCCCCTTCCTCACGGTGAAACATGCCGCGCCGCGGATCGCCGGCTTCGGCGGCGGTGCAATATTGTGCACAGCCTCGGTCGCCGGGCTGCGATCGGGCGCCGGGCCTGCGCATTATTCTGCATCCAAGGCGGGGGTGATCAACCTCGTGCAGACCGCGGCGCAGCAGCTTGCCGGCACCGGCGTCAGGATCAACGCGATCTGCCCCGGCCTGATCGAGACCGGCATGACCCGTGCCGCCTATGACCATGCCCGCGCCGCCGGCAAGCTCGACCGGATCGGCCAGCTCAACCCGCTGCTGCGCGGCGGCGAGCCCGAGGAGATCGCGGAGGTGGCGCTGTTCCTCGTCTCCGACGCGGCGAGCTATGTCCATGGCCAGGCGATCGCAGTGGATGGCGGGCTCTCAACCTCGCACCCCACCGTCAAGCGCCCCGGCGACCAGCGCGGTGCGGCATGGTAG